Part of the Microbacterium sp. Clip185 genome is shown below.
CGAAGGCGACGTTGCGCACGGCGGCGGGCAGGATCCCTACCCCGACCGTGATCCGCGAGGTCACCGCGAGCACAGACGCCGCTTGCGCGACTCCCCCGCGATATCCGAGATCTTCGACCACCCACACCTCGTCGAAGCCCGCATCCTCAGCGCGCCGCGCGAAATCCAAGACCTCCGAGGCGGGCAGGTCCCGAGGGAGCATGATCCCGACGTTCTTCGTCGCTGACGGCATGAAGCTCTCCAGTCAGACCGCCATCACCCCAGCGGCGCGGTCTCCTCCACCCTAGGACACGGCGCGGTCGAGTTCCGCAGGCTCCGGGCGGTTTGCAGCGCCGACGTCAATGGTCGGAAGGCAACGAGAATGAGCCCCGCCGCCGATCTCGCAGCCTGAGCGCGGACACGGTGATCGCCGTTGCCCCAATGAGCGTCGGATATGCGCTGACGGAGGCGAACGCGATGCATTGAACGGGTCGAAGGGCGAGCCGTTCGATACCCACCCCACACGCGATGCGATAGCCACAGCGACCATGGCGAGAATGATCAAACCCGCGGTCAGACCCAAGACCGGCCATCGCCAGCCCGTGAGTGCGACCGCGACGGCGACGAGTCCGAGGGAGATGAGTGTCATCGGGTGGACCGAATAATCGCCGCCCCACGGGAGGTTCGCGAGCAGCGACGTCGCGTAGAGGATGAGAAAGAATGGAGCAGGGCTGCGAAAGAAAAAGGCCGCCCCGAAGGACGGCCTCTCTCACTCGCTCGAGCGACAAGGGTTGGTGGAGATGGGGGGAATCGAACCCCCGTCCATCGCTGTGATACGGCGGCTTCTCCGGGCGCAGTCTGTGGAGACGTTCTGCTCGGCTCCGACTTTTAGCACAGACACATAAGTCGACGAGCCCAGTCTGGGAAGAGTCCCACGCACCGTCCAGACGCCGGTACGTAGCAAGATCCCTAGATGACGCCAGGGTCCGTGTCGGGATCACACACGGTCTGACGGACTATCGGGCTCGCTTAGGCAGCGAGGGCGAAGTCAGTGCGCTTGGATTCGGCACTTATTGGTTTACAGGGAGCGTTTACGAGATAACCCTGCATCCTCGGCCCGCTTCTCGGCGATTCGCAAGCGATGTCGAAACCGATCATCCCCGTGAACCCTTCGGTGAAGGAACCATTGTCGCTCTGTGGAGTTGTCACCTCGCGGGCAGGACCCGCGAGCATCACAGACTACAACGGATGCGGGCCAGCCGCCATTCCCGAAGGCTTCGCTACGGCCCCCGCGGATACGATCGAAGGATGACCGCTCCCCGCCGTCCACCCCGTCCGCAGGTGACGCTCGAGGTCGTCCGGACCACGGCGCTGAGCCCCGGGATGGTGCGCGTCACTCTCGGCGGAGATGGGTTCGCGGCGTTCGCCGACCGCGAAGAGACCGACAAGTACGTCAAGCTTCACATCCCGCCGGCCGGGAGCACGCTGACCCCGCCGTACGACCTGGCGGAGTTGCGTGAACGTCTTCCCTTCGACGAATTGCCGAGTGTCCGCACGTACACCGTGCGCCGGGTCGACCACTCCGCACGCACGCTCGACATCGACATCGTCACCCACGGCGACACGGGCGTCGCCGGCCGCTGGGCGGCGACCGTACGCCCCGGCGACCTGCTCACCTTCGCCGGCCCGGGCGGCGGGTATCGACCTGATGTCACGGCCGACCACCGCTTGTTCGTCGGCGACGAGTCCGCGCTCCCCGCGATCGCTGCGTCACTCGAGGCCCTCCCGCCGGGGGTTGGCGCCATGGCCATCGTGGAGACGCGCTCCTCGGCGCACCGCATCCCCCTGCCCGCATCCGCAGACGTCACATGGGTCGACGAAGACCACGGCGCGCCGGGCTCGCGCCTCGTCGATGCCGTCGCAGGCGCTCCATGGCCGTCCGGCCGTGTGCAGGTCTTCGCGCACGGAGAACGAGAGGCGATGAAGAGGCTGCGCGCGGTCTTCGCAGAACGCGGCGTCGCGCGCCAGGACCTCTCACTGTCCGCTTACTGGGCGTACGGGCGCAGCGAAGACACCTTCCAGGCCGAGAAGCGACTCCCCGTGGGCCAGATCTTTCCCGACTGAACGTCCGTAGGCTGGGCCGCATGAGCGAGGACGTCACGATCACGGTCCGCGGCTCCCACGTGGAGCGCATCTCCGCCGAGGAGGGCGTCGCCCGGATCGCCGTGCGAGTCGAGCATCACGACCGCAGTGAAGCGATGGCCCGGCTCGCAGCATCCGGCCAGCGCGTGCGCGAGGACCTCGAGAGGTGTGCGGCCTCCGGCGGGCTCGTGTCGTGGACCAGTTCGCGTGCCCAGATCTTCACCGATCGCCCGTGGGGACCCGACGGCACCCGCTTGGACCCCGTCCACCACGCATCGCTCGAGTTGCGAGCCGTGTTCGACGATGCGGATGCCCTGTCGGCGTGGATCGACACTGCCACCGCCGATCCCGCCGTCCAGTTGGACGGCATCGACTGGCGGCTGACGGAAGCGACCGCGCTGGATGCACGCGACCGGGTGGCCCGCGCAGCCGTGCAGGATGCGGTCGCTCGAGCTCGGTCCTACGCGGCGTCGCTCGGTCTGCACCATGTCACAGCCATCGAGATCGCCGACGCAGGGCTGCTCTCACCCGACTCGGCGCCGGCGGGGCCGATGATGATGAAGTCCGCCGCCGCGGACGCTGCCGTCGTCGTACGTCCAGACGAGGTCGTCGTCGCGGTCGGGGTCGAGGCGCGGTTCAGCGCTCGCTGAGAGGCTCTTCCGACAGCGGGAGTCGCAAGGTGGCGAGCGTTCCGCCCGTCTCCCCCTCCGACAGCACGATCGCGCCGCCCATCGCGCCCGCCAGCGCCTGCGCCACCGACAGGCCGATGCCCGAGCCCGGCACGCCGTCGCTCACCGCCTGCGCACTGCGGTAGAACCGCTCGAAGACGCGCGCCCTGTCTTGTTCACTGATACCCGGTCCGTGGTCCTCGATCTCGACGAGCGCCGCGTGACCGATCGGACCCGCCGTCACGCGGATGACCCCCTGCTCCGGGGAGAACTTGATCGCGTTGGTGAGCAGATTCGTGACGATCTGTCCGAGCTCGGCCTCGTTCGCCCGCACGGGCACCGGCCCCTGGACATCGCTGTCCACCCGAAGGCAGCGCTCATCGATCCGGTAGCGCAGATCTTCGAGGGAGTCCGTGACGATCCGCGCCAGATCCACGATGCGCGTGCCGTGCATCCCGACCGGGGGCTGCGTGATGGTCGCGGCCCGCAGGGAATTGGACACCAGTGTCGCCAGCCGATCGGCGTTGCGGCTGATGACCTCGACGTACGCCTTCTGATCCGGGTCCGTGACGCTGTCCTCGAGCTCCTCCGCGTACCCCACGATCGCTGTGATGGGTGTGCGCAGCTCGTGGGAAACGCTCGCGACGAACGCGTCCTGCTTGTGGTTGAGTTCGCGCAACGCCTCGCTGACATGCCGCTCACGGTCCAGCTGGCTCGCCATCGCCTGCTCGACAGCGCGCACCGGGCGAAGGTCCTCGATCGTGACGAGCAGGATGCGGCCGAGCTCGGGTCGCATGATCGGGTCGACCCAGAAGCGCGCCGGCACCGCATCCTCACCCAGCTCGTCGCTCTCGTGCGAGCGCTCCTGATCGCCGGCGTCACCCAGGATGCGGCGAAGGGGGGCGTCGTCGAGAACCCGCCACTCACCGTCGGCATGCACCAGCTGCCCGTTGAAGAGCTCCGCGGCTACATCGTTCGCCTCCAGGACCCGGAGCCTGCGCGACTCCCGCACCTGTGTGACGAGGAAGCCGGTACGGGAGCGCGCGAACGCATCGCGCAGGAGCCGCAGCACCGCATCCTGCCGGTCCTCGAGTTCTCTGCGTTCCGCACGCTGCGTCGCGATCACCAGGCAGGTGATGGCGATGGCCACCGCGTAGACCTGCAGCAGAGTGCTGGTCGGCAGCAGGCCCTCGGCGTTGGCGAACGGCCCGTAGCCCGCCACGGTCAGTCCGCTCGCGAGCGACACCGCCAGCAGCACCTGCCCGATCGCCACGAACATCGTCTGCGAGAACGCCGCCCACGCCAGCAGGGGTACCGGCAGGAACGACAGGGGAGCCGAGGCGAAAGGACCGAACGCGACAGCGACGAGGAGGGCGATGGCCGCGGTGAGAGTGACGGCGCGCCACCAGGGCCCAGGGCGCTGGCTCGAACGGTCGATGAGCACGAGCGGCACGATGAGCAGGAGCGCGGAAAGGTGGGAGGCCCCGGTCCCCACGAACCGCGCCACGAAGTCGCCGCCGGCCGCTGCCGCCGCGCCCGCCACGACGAGCGCCAGCGCTGCCGCGGCAGCGACCGCGGTCAGGATGAAACGGCCGACGTCCCGCGTCGTCGACAACCGTGGAGCCGCACCCTTCGGGGTGAGCCCCGCCACCATGACGGCGATCTCGGCGGCGGTGCCGACCAAGCTCGCCGTGACCACGAGCGGCGGACGTCCCGCGAGAGCGGATGCGGTCGCGGTCAGCAGCGACGCGACGAGGATCACCAGCGGCACGTACCGGGGCGCAGCGCTGAGCGCGGCGGCGGCACCCGCTCCCGCGGCCGGCCACCACCAGGAGGTCGGCTGCTCCCCCGCCTGACCGAGGGCGAACGCCGACGCGAGCACGAAGCCGAGCAGCAGAATCGCTGCCACCACGGTGCTCCGCCGCCACGGAGGAAGCGCTGTGATGTGGAAGAGGAGGTTCGGACGGGTCATCGGGCGACGCCGCCTATGTGCGTGCGGCGCGGACCCATCGTTCGATCACTCCCCGACGCGGTTGCGTAGGCGCATCGCGCGCTCGGCTTCGCGGGTGTCCTGCCGTTCTCGCAGGGTCTGGCGCTTGTCATACTCGCGCTTGCCCTTCGCGACCGCCAACTCGATCTTCGCCCGGCCGTCGGAGAAGTACAGCCGCAGCGGCACGAGCGTGTAGCCGCCGGCCGAAACGGCGTGGGAGAGCTTCACGATCTCCTCTTTGTGCAGCAGGAGCTTGCGCGTGCGCTTCGCGGCGTGGTTCGTCCAGTGCCCCTGCGAGTACTCGGGGATGTGCACGGCGTCGAGGAACGCCTCGCCGCCCTGGATGTACGCGTAACCGTCGGACAGGTTGGCACGGCCCTGGCGCAGCGACTTCACCTCGGTACCGGTCAGCACGAGGCCGGCCTCGTACGTCTTCTCGACGGTGTATTCGTGGCGCGCGCGGCGGTTGGTCGCGACGACCTTCTCTCCGCGTTCCCTGGGCATGCTCTCTCCTTCGTGCGACCGCACGGCGCGCGGCAGCCCGTCAGTCTAGCAAGCCCAGCGCCCCTCGGATCAGGCGCGCAACCACCGACGTATCGCGAAGCCGGCCGACAGCGCGGCGAGCAGGACGCCGATGACGACGATGACCGGGATCACGAGCGCGAGATCGGAGTACCCGACCCACGTCGTGACGAAGCCGATGCGCTCACGCAGATACCCGTTGATGCCGAACTCGACGGTCGCCCAGACGCCGACGCTCGCCAGAGCCGAACCGATCAGCGCGGCGAAGACGCCCTCGAGGATGAAGGGTGTCTGGATGAACCTGTTCGAAGCACCTACGAGGCGCATGATCCCGAGTTCCTTGCGTCTGGCGAAGGCCGAGAGGCGGATGGTGGTTGCGATCAGCAGCACGGCGGCGACGAGCATGAGACCCGCGATCCCGACCGCGATGTACGTCGCGATCGTGAGCGCCGAGAACAGCGGCTCCAGGTACTGCATCTGATCCTTGACCTCTTCGACGCCCTTGCTTCCGCCGAAGGCCTCCGCGATCACATCCGATTGCGACTGGTCGACGAGGTTGATCGAGAACGTCGCGTTGAACTGGTCGGGGGTGACGATGTTCTCGTACTCCGACCCCAGTTGCTGGATGGCTTTCTCGTAGACTTGCTCGTTGGTCTCGAACGTGTAGTCCTTGATCAGCGGCGACAGAGCAGGGCCCTCCAGCTCGGCCTTGATCTGATCGATCTGGTCTTGCGTGGCGACGCCGTCGGAGCAGGTGCTCGCGGTGGAGACACTGGCGCACATGTAGACCGCGACCTGGGCGCGATCCACCCAGAAGTCCTTCATCTTGCCGATCTGCATCTGCATCAGCACGGCCGCGCCCACAAAGGTGAGCGACACGAAGGTCACGAGCACGACGGAGATGACCATCGATGCGTTCCGGCGGAGGCCGCTGAGGGCCTCCCCCATGATCAGTCCGAATCTCATCGCGTGGGTCCCACCTCGTCATCGGACGCGCCGAGGCCCAGCCGGTCGGCGAGTCCCAGTTCCGCGGGCAGGTCGGCGTCGGGGCGCGGGGCGCGCTCCTCCTCGGCCAGACGTGCCGCCAGTGCTTCTGCGGCCTTCGCCTCTGCCACCGCGGCCGCGTGCGCCGGCTCGGTTCGGGCAGCCTGCTCCGTGGCCGCGACGGCCGCATCCATCGTCAAGGGAGCGATCTGACCGGTCTCGGCGATCTCGCGATGCACGTCGAGCACAGCCGTCAGGGCGGCGACAGCCGCCGCGCCCTTCTCGACCTCGGGAGCCAGGCGCGGGATGGCGGACGTGTCGCCGTATCCGCCGTGGCGCTCATCGCGCACGATCTCACCGCTGCGAAGCTCGATCACACGACGCTGCATCTGATCGACGAAGCCCGCCTCGTGCGTCGCCATGACGACCGTCGTGCCTCCGGCGTTGATGCGCGCGAGCAGCTGCATGATGTCGACGGATGTGGCCGGGTCGAGGTTTCCGGTGGGCTCGTCGGCCAGCAGGATCTGCGGACGGTTGACCAGCGCGCGGGCGATCGCGACGCGCTGCTGCTCACCGCCGGACAGCTCGTGCGGCAGACGCTTCTCTTTGCCGTCGAGCCCGACGAGCGCGAGCGCCTCGGGGACGGCCTGCTGGATGAATCCGCGGGAGGAGCCGATCACCTGCAGGGTGAAGGCGACGTTCTGGAACACCGTCTTGGTCGGCAGGAGTCGGAAGTCCTGGAAGACGGCACCGATCTGACGCCGGAAGTAGGGCACCTTGCGGTTGGGCACCGAGCGCAGGTCGCGGCCGAGCACGACCACGCGGCCCTCACTGGGCGAGTCCTCGCGCAGGATGAGGCGCAGGCAGGACGACTTGCCGGAGCCCGACGCCCCCACAAGGAAGACGAACTCTCCGCGTTGCACCTCGAAGTCAACGCTCTGCAGCGCAGGTCGGGAGGTGCCGCGATACCGCTTGGTGACGTTCTCGAACCGGATCATGGCTGTGACAGCCTAAGCGCGCTTCCTACGGATGCCCGCCACGACACCCGGCGCGCCGGATCAGTCCTCGTCTTTGCGCTTGCGCCAGCGGATGCCGGCCGCGATGAAGCCGTCGAGGTCGCCGTCGAACACGGTGGCGGGGTTTCCCACCTCGTGTCCGGTGCGCAGGTCCTTCACGAGCTGCTGGCCGTAGAGGAAGTAGGAGCGCATCTGGTCGCCCCAGCTCGCGGTGATGGTACCGGCGAGCTCCTTCTTCTTCGCGGCCTCCTCTTCGCGCTGCAGCAGCATGAGGCGCGTCTGCAGCACGCGCATGGCGGCGGCGCGGTTCTGGATCTGCGACTTCTCGTTCTGCATCGAGACGACGATGCCGGTGGGGATGTGCGTGATGCGCACCGCAGAGTCTGTCGTGTTGACCGACTGACCGCCGGGACCGGACGAGCGGAAGACGTCGACGCGGATGTCGTTCTCGGGGACCTCGACCTCCTGCGCCTCCTCCATGACGGGGATGACTTCGACGGCGGCGAAGCTGGTCTGGCGCTTATCGGCCGAGCCGAACGGGCTGATCCGTGCGAGTCGGTGCGTGCCCGCCTCGACGGAGAGCGTTCCGTAGGCGTAGGGAGCATCGACCTCGAAG
Proteins encoded:
- a CDS encoding siderophore-interacting protein, translated to MTAPRRPPRPQVTLEVVRTTALSPGMVRVTLGGDGFAAFADREETDKYVKLHIPPAGSTLTPPYDLAELRERLPFDELPSVRTYTVRRVDHSARTLDIDIVTHGDTGVAGRWAATVRPGDLLTFAGPGGGYRPDVTADHRLFVGDESALPAIAASLEALPPGVGAMAIVETRSSAHRIPLPASADVTWVDEDHGAPGSRLVDAVAGAPWPSGRVQVFAHGEREAMKRLRAVFAERGVARQDLSLSAYWAYGRSEDTFQAEKRLPVGQIFPD
- a CDS encoding SIMPL domain-containing protein; translated protein: MSEDVTITVRGSHVERISAEEGVARIAVRVEHHDRSEAMARLAASGQRVREDLERCAASGGLVSWTSSRAQIFTDRPWGPDGTRLDPVHHASLELRAVFDDADALSAWIDTATADPAVQLDGIDWRLTEATALDARDRVARAAVQDAVARARSYAASLGLHHVTAIEIADAGLLSPDSAPAGPMMMKSAAADAAVVVRPDEVVVAVGVEARFSAR
- a CDS encoding sensor histidine kinase; this translates as MVAAILLLGFVLASAFALGQAGEQPTSWWWPAAGAGAAAALSAAPRYVPLVILVASLLTATASALAGRPPLVVTASLVGTAAEIAVMVAGLTPKGAAPRLSTTRDVGRFILTAVAAAAALALVVAGAAAAAGGDFVARFVGTGASHLSALLLIVPLVLIDRSSQRPGPWWRAVTLTAAIALLVAVAFGPFASAPLSFLPVPLLAWAAFSQTMFVAIGQVLLAVSLASGLTVAGYGPFANAEGLLPTSTLLQVYAVAIAITCLVIATQRAERRELEDRQDAVLRLLRDAFARSRTGFLVTQVRESRRLRVLEANDVAAELFNGQLVHADGEWRVLDDAPLRRILGDAGDQERSHESDELGEDAVPARFWVDPIMRPELGRILLVTIEDLRPVRAVEQAMASQLDRERHVSEALRELNHKQDAFVASVSHELRTPITAIVGYAEELEDSVTDPDQKAYVEVISRNADRLATLVSNSLRAATITQPPVGMHGTRIVDLARIVTDSLEDLRYRIDERCLRVDSDVQGPVPVRANEAELGQIVTNLLTNAIKFSPEQGVIRVTAGPIGHAALVEIEDHGPGISEQDRARVFERFYRSAQAVSDGVPGSGIGLSVAQALAGAMGGAIVLSEGETGGTLATLRLPLSEEPLSER
- the smpB gene encoding SsrA-binding protein SmpB — translated: MPRERGEKVVATNRRARHEYTVEKTYEAGLVLTGTEVKSLRQGRANLSDGYAYIQGGEAFLDAVHIPEYSQGHWTNHAAKRTRKLLLHKEEIVKLSHAVSAGGYTLVPLRLYFSDGRAKIELAVAKGKREYDKRQTLRERQDTREAERAMRLRNRVGE
- the ftsX gene encoding permease-like cell division protein FtsX, producing the protein MRFGLIMGEALSGLRRNASMVISVVLVTFVSLTFVGAAVLMQMQIGKMKDFWVDRAQVAVYMCASVSTASTCSDGVATQDQIDQIKAELEGPALSPLIKDYTFETNEQVYEKAIQQLGSEYENIVTPDQFNATFSINLVDQSQSDVIAEAFGGSKGVEEVKDQMQYLEPLFSALTIATYIAVGIAGLMLVAAVLLIATTIRLSAFARRKELGIMRLVGASNRFIQTPFILEGVFAALIGSALASVGVWATVEFGINGYLRERIGFVTTWVGYSDLALVIPVIVVIGVLLAALSAGFAIRRWLRA
- the ftsE gene encoding cell division ATP-binding protein FtsE: MIRFENVTKRYRGTSRPALQSVDFEVQRGEFVFLVGASGSGKSSCLRLILREDSPSEGRVVVLGRDLRSVPNRKVPYFRRQIGAVFQDFRLLPTKTVFQNVAFTLQVIGSSRGFIQQAVPEALALVGLDGKEKRLPHELSGGEQQRVAIARALVNRPQILLADEPTGNLDPATSVDIMQLLARINAGGTTVVMATHEAGFVDQMQRRVIELRSGEIVRDERHGGYGDTSAIPRLAPEVEKGAAAVAALTAVLDVHREIAETGQIAPLTMDAAVAATEQAARTEPAHAAAVAEAKAAEALAARLAEEERAPRPDADLPAELGLADRLGLGASDDEVGPTR
- the prfB gene encoding peptide chain release factor 2 → MLEFDPSADIQALRSTFSDIKAVVDVDALRAEIDRLSEEAGAPDLWDDVEKAQKVTSALSHRQAELKRVTEVEQRLDDLDVLVELANEMDDEDSAEEARREIAELEDVVGQLEVQTLLDGEYDSRSAVVTIRSGAGGDDATDFAEMLMRMYLRWAERHKYPVKVMDTSYAEGAGIKSATFEVDAPYAYGTLSVEAGTHRLARISPFGSADKRQTSFAAVEVIPVMEEAQEVEVPENDIRVDVFRSSGPGGQSVNTTDSAVRITHIPTGIVVSMQNEKSQIQNRAAAMRVLQTRLMLLQREEEAAKKKELAGTITASWGDQMRSYFLYGQQLVKDLRTGHEVGNPATVFDGDLDGFIAAGIRWRKRKDED